Proteins encoded in a region of the Chryseobacterium piperi genome:
- the ureB gene encoding urease subunit beta, translating to MIPGEIFVKEGTVICNEGRETVKIKVVNTGDRPIQVGSHFHFFEVNKAMSFDREKAFGKRLNIVASTAVRFEPGEEKEVELVEIGGSKKAMGFNNLVDGSVDSEAQKKESLAKAIHLNFKNL from the coding sequence ATGATACCAGGAGAAATTTTTGTAAAAGAAGGCACTGTCATCTGTAATGAAGGCAGAGAAACCGTAAAAATAAAAGTAGTGAATACAGGAGATCGTCCCATTCAGGTGGGGTCCCATTTTCATTTTTTTGAAGTGAATAAAGCGATGTCTTTTGATCGCGAAAAAGCTTTTGGAAAACGGCTGAATATTGTAGCCAGTACTGCGGTTCGTTTTGAGCCGGGAGAAGAAAAAGAAGTTGAGCTTGTAGAAATAGGAGGCAGTAAAAAAGCAATGGGATTCAATAATCTTGTAGATGGGTCTGTGGATTCAGAAGCTCAGAAAAAAGAAAGCCTTGCCAAAGCGATTCATTTAAATTTTAAAAACCTGTAA
- the ureA gene encoding urease subunit gamma produces MHLTPRETEKLMLYMAGELALKRKARGLKLNYPEAIAIISHFLLEGARDGKKVAELMQEGAQILNKDDVMPGVADMIHDVQIEATFPDGTKLVTVHDPIR; encoded by the coding sequence ATGCATTTAACACCCAGAGAAACAGAGAAACTCATGCTGTACATGGCAGGTGAGCTGGCACTTAAGAGAAAAGCCAGAGGACTTAAGCTGAATTATCCTGAAGCAATAGCCATCATCAGTCATTTCTTATTGGAAGGAGCCAGAGATGGTAAAAAAGTAGCAGAACTGATGCAGGAAGGTGCGCAGATTCTTAATAAAGATGATGTAATGCCCGGCGTTGCAGATATGATTCACGATGTTCAGATAGAAGCTACATTCCCGGACGGAACCAAACTGGTAACTGTTCATGACCCTATTCGTTAA